From Fusarium fujikuroi IMI 58289 draft genome, chromosome FFUJ_chr07, a single genomic window includes:
- a CDS encoding cyclophilin-like protein, whose translation MGKGTDKLYITHSEWSSADAFSPSVGAGASSRNQNASASFRRLPFNFCAASLQPFKNPVCTPGGTIFDVEVISAWLDKHPNQNPVTGESLQKKDLIRLNFARNSESDSLGAGLSDGKGDLIDPVTYKVFTDNTHIVAIRHGTYANVFAWDTVERMNIKAKSWRDLVDDEEFSRADIITLQDPQSAASRNLDQFKYLKDGEQAQLTKEQEDERNAGNINSSALGSLGDKVSRAKAAVEKARKAREQGGDINRSSTALTKPTAANNVIRHSMIKDKKLAANSAAYTTGKAAASFTSTGLTPETSGERALLTDEEYMLKPKRVKTTGYARIETNLGDITIELYPEFAPKAVWNFIRLAQTGYYKGVAFHRNIPNFMIQGGDPSGTGRGGQSIWGKYFDDEFDGPMSHNARGTISMANKGKNTNSSQFFIAYKPTPHLDRKHTVFGKVVENLNVLSKMEDVPTDGSSRPLNKIVIKDIVIFHDPFAEFQKQKQEHERQTREQEKIQLQGGTDDDKTTWTGKRIRNDGTVESTGAGESVGKYLKTATHQNTATTNEADIEDVDTWEEPARKKIKGGGFGNFDSW comes from the exons ATGGGTAAAGGAACAGACAAGCTCTAT ATTACACACTCAGAGTGGTCCTCAGCCGACGCCTTCTCCCCCAGTGTTGGCGCAggcgcttcttctcgcaaTCAAAACGCCAGTGCATCATTTCGCCGTCTTCCTTTTAACTTTTGCGCAGCCAGTCTCCAACCCTTCAAGAACCCTGTATGCACCCCCGGTGGAACGATCTTCGACGTTGAGGTCATCAGCGCCTGGCTTGACAAGCACCCTAACCAGAACCCCGTCACTGGCGAGTCTCTACAAAAGAAAGATCTGATCCGTCTCAACTTTGCTCGGAATTCAGAATCAGACTCTCTTGGCGCGGGCTTGAGCGACGGAAAAGGCGACTTGATCGATCCGGTCACCTACAAAGTCTTCACCGACAACACACATATTGTTGCCATTCGTCATGGAACCTACGCCAATGTCTTCGCTTGGGATACGGTCGAGCGTATGAATATCAAGGCCAAATCCTGGCGTGACctcgtcgatgatgaagagtttAGTCGCGCCGACATAATTACACTTCAGGATCCCCAGAGTGCGGCAAGTCGCAACCTGGACCAGTTCAAGTACCTGAAGGATGGCGAGCAGGCGCAATTGACCAAGGAACAGGAGGACGAGCGCAATGCCGGCAATATCAACTCCAGTGCATTAGGAAGCCTGGGCGACAAGGTTTCGCGTGCGAAAGCCGCGGTGGAGAAGGCGCGCAAGGCTCGTGAGCAGGGCGGTGATATCAATCGTAGCTCGACTGCCCTCACCAAGCCTACTGCTGCCAACAATGTTATCCGCCATTCTatgatcaaggacaagaagctggCTGCTAACTCGGCAGCTTACACCACGGGCAAAGCCGCCGCTAGTTTCACCAGCACAGGACTGACACCTGAGACGAGCGGCGAGAGAGCTCTGCTGACGGATGAGGAGTATATGCTAAAGCCCAAGCGAGTCAAGACAACCGGGTATGCCAGAATAGAAACAAATCTGGGCGACATAACAATCGAGCTGTATCCTGAGTTTGCACCCAAGGCTGTGTGGAATTTCATAAGATTAGCACAGACTGGCTACTACAAGGGTGTAGCCTTTCATCGAAACATCCCAAACTTTATGATTCAGGGCGGTGATCCATCAGGCACGGGCCGAGGCGGGCAGAGTATATGGGGAAAGTATTTCGATGATGAGTTCGACGGTCCAATGTCACACAATGCCCGAGGAACGA TCTCCATGGCCAATAAGGGCAAGAATACAAACTCAAGTCAGTTCTTTATTGCGTATAAGCCCACGCCACACCTTGACCGCAAGCACACAGTCTTTGGAAAGGTTGTCGAGAATCTCAATGTTCTTTCCAAGATGGAGGATGTACCTACAGATGGGTCTAGCCGACCCCTCAACAAGATTGTTATCAAAGACATCGTTATCTTTCACGACCCTTTCGCCGAGTTTCAGAAACAAAAACAGGAACACGAGCGTCAGACCAGGGAACAGGAGAAGATTCAGTTACAAGGTGGCACAGACGATGACAAGACAACTTGGACCGGCAAACGGATACGCAATGACGGCACTGTTGAGAGCACAGGCGCCGGTGAGAGCGTTGGCAAATACCTGAAGACCGCAACTCATCAGAACACAGCGACGACCAACGAGGCTGATATTGAGGACGTTGACACGTGGGAGGAACCAGCACGCAAGAAGATTAAGGGGGGTGGGTTTGGGAACTTTGACAGTTGGTAA
- a CDS encoding related to DNA-binding protein produces the protein MPGANVAVLPPPAASTASSRKASLAPERKYKCQFCNRAFSRSEHRSRHERSHTKERPFKCMKCRSTFVRRDLLLRHDRTVHAKDGGVPLHSDGKRRAGPKTRAVGAPSKSSIAIDTSTLEQMESGADGIFDVETAAMLVADLHHKATAAMREDHSYEDSPSMTYSPHNASAMESTVTYPSGAIALPQVQWDGFMSQSVAEPKAHSITSSASGSFESQPSFTSGTTLQANSNQLPPISGQNCNGLVPALQSMINSLPDSTAALPSPWSSESSKPGYKAPEVMGDDERNAILDNIRSADSEHAIPEGFRLPGLGSLNRYLSTYFGLFHHHLPFLHPASFHPTKVSPQLLLAVLSIGALYAFDQEQAYMLHIGSKVLVNQFLQSKENFSSRKCPLWTMQSSLLNMIFASWSGDPKGLEWTCSIKSLLANMVAGNRYELKLRQEARSGAKPTRAEWVEDEGCRRTYYAVYIFFGLLTLTYNHTPAISFSEFEDLQLPSTETLWNLQVPDEAVWQEHLAASTTVTFMEAHDNLFQGETLRYSTFGTRVMINALFLEVWYHKRSPEALQDVVTEYKLRLALETWEKSVDMCEAEAFPVPISAPHKGHPLIFNAKAMYRNARVRLEVDLKAVQEALRYHESYEVAAAMTHARDRVKRSSEMIKVIEECYNCLETVVSQGVRWIARVSPTNWSVEHALCGMDLMIILSLWLYRLEHDEEPATQEEMAMYNKVRQLLVKEIDENYMSQLSAVVARLWGSILDEVVVWGMTRLMGDAFKLHSQALVGYVDDPEASSNVSTPSMISQGADEDSVY, from the exons ATGCCCGGTGCAAACGTAGCAGTCCTCCCGCCCCCTGCGGCCTCGACAGCGTCTTCGCGAAAGGCCTCGCTGGCACCCGAACGTAAATACAAGTGCCAGTTCTGCAACAGGGCCTTTAGCAGGAGCGAACACCGAAGTCGCCATGAACGATCAC ATACCAAAGAGCGTCCTTTCAAGTGCATGAAGTGTAGGAGTACCTTCGTCCGTCGTGACCTTCTTCTTAGACATGACCGTACCGTCCACGCCAAGGACGGCGGCGTACCTCTTCACAGCGATGGCAAGCGCCGGGCCGGTCCCAAGACTCGCGCGGTCGGTGCCCCTTCAAAATCTTCTATCGCTATTGATACTTCAACCCTGGAACAAATGGAATCTGGTGCTGATGGCATCTTTGACGTTGAGACTGCTGCCATGCTTGTAGCCGATCTACATCACAAGGCCACCGCCGCTATGCGCGAAGACCACTCATACGAGGACAGTCCATCGATGACTTATTCACCCCACAATGCTTCTGCTATGGAGTCAACTGTGACCTACCCCTCCGGCGCCATCGCATTACCTCAGGTTCAGTGGGATGGTTTTATGTCTCAATCAGTCGCCGAGCCCAAAGCCCATTCGATAACGTCCAGTGCATCCGGGTCATTCGAGTCTCAACCTTCTTTCACCAGCGGAACTACCCTGCAAGCTAATTCGAACCAACTCCCTCCTATTAGTGGACAGAACTGTAATGGCCTGGTACCGGCTCTACAGTCTATGATCAACTCGTTGCCCGACTCCACAGCTGCGCTGCCATCTCCATGGTCGTCAGAGTCATCCAAGCCTGGATACAAGGCCCCTGAAGTGATGGGGGATGACGAGCGTAACGCTATCCTTGACAACATCCGCAGTGCCGACAGCGAGCACGCCATCCCTGAGGGTTTCCGCCTACCAGGCCTAGGTTCCTTGAATCGGTACCTTTCAACATACTTCGGTCTATTCCATCACCATTTGCCTTTCTTGCATCCTGCCTCATTTCATCCCACCAAGGTCTCACCCCAGCTTTTGTTGGCCGTTCTCAGCATTGGCGCTCTTTATGCTTTcgaccaagaacaagcataCATGCTTCACATTGGCTCCAAGGTTCTGGTCAACCAGTTCCTACAAAGCAAGGAGAACTTTAGCTCCCGCAAGTGTCCCCTGTGGACCATGCAGagcagcctcctcaacaTGATCTTTGCTAGCTGGAGTGGTGACCCTAAGGGCCTGGAATGGACCTGCTCAATCAAGAGTCTACTCGCCAACATGGTCGCGGGTAACAGGTACGAGCTGAAGCTTCGACAAGAAGCTCGGTCAGGTGCAAAGCCCACTCGTGCCGAGTGGGTAGAAGATGAGGGCTGCCGTCGTACATATTACGCTGTCTACATCTTCTTCGGTCTTTTGACACTTACCTACAACCACACGCCGGCCATCAGTTTCAGCGAGTTTGAAGATTTACAGCTTCCTTCTACCGAAACGCTATGGAACTTGCAGGTACCAGACGAGGCGGTATGGCAAGAACACCTGGCAGCTTCCACTACTGTGACCTTCATGGAGGCTCACGACAATCTTTTTCAGGGCGAGACGCTTCGATACAGCACCTTCGGCACCCGCGTCATGATCAACGCTCTGTTTCTTGAGGTCTGGTATCACAAGCGCAGTCCTGAAGCACTGCAAGACGTGGTAACAGAGTACAAGTTGCGGCTGGCGCTAGAAACATGGGAAAAGTCCGTCGATATGTGTGAGGCCGAAGCCTTTCCTGTACCGATCAGTGCTCCCCACAAAGGCCATCCTCTAATCTTCAACGCGAAAGCTATGTACCGTAATGCTCGTGTCCGCCTGGAAGTTGACCTCAAGGCGGTCCAGGAAGCGCTTCGCTATCATGAGTCCTATGAGGTTGCTGCTGCGATGACGCATGCCCGGGATCGTGTGAAGCGCTCGagtgagatgatcaaggttATTGAGGAATGCTACAACTGCCTAGAGACGGTTGTTTCTCAAGGGGTGAGATGGATTGCCCGTGTATCGCCTACCAACTGGAGCGTGGAGCATGCTCTCTGCGGAATGGATCTCATGATCATCCTATCGCTGTGGTTGTATCGTCTGGAACATGACGAGGAGCCTGCGACTCAAGAAGAGATGGCCATGTACAACAAGGTTCGACAGCTTCTTGTGAAGGAAATTGATGAGAACTACATGTCTCAGCTGAGCGCGGTTGTCGCACGACTCTGGGGTTCGATACTCGATGAAGTTGTTGTTTGGGG CATGACACGACTTATGGGCGACGCCTTCAAATTGCATTCTCAGGCCCTTGTCGGCTATGTCGATGATCCTGAAGCATCCTCAAATGTCTCGACTCCCTCGATGATCTCGCAGGGGGCAGATGAGGATAGCGTGTACTAA
- a CDS encoding related to PTM1-member of the major facilitator superfamily, which translates to MRFLTGLLVLGMSLWTTQAYEIGLSEKEGYQEYCTGMYSKTSWGGPVDPFILVKFLNTSNSDVKDPIASLVIFEWKDRNLVGIPDPNTPGNRLGVCGDDFVKQGYCNKTDIGKFILHPDVDKKSSSVVLTKAVHLNDAAPINYAIKKTGYYCVLTDVVNTKKYDLVVEYRNAYGELEATQIPKLPFYGGMSILYALLAAYWGFLYYQHRHDILAVQNYITAILVFLVVEMLITWGFYEYQNRHGSNVGSKVFLTIVGILNAGRNSFSFFLLLIVCMGYGVVKHTLGRTMIRVRWLAAAHFLFGLVYSLTFLSITPETAGPFVLLIVLPLAGTLTAFYVWTLNSLNWTLKDLRERKQHAKEAMYRKLWWAILISVMVIFGFFFFNSFTFASASDPDFVPFHWKTRWFILDGWLNVVYFADVAWIAYLWRPTSNNRRFAMSDEIAQDDDGNFDLGDIGVPGEDSDDEDVEVGKTRNDSSNANSLSFSSASQSSAQPPRNNTRTAPRESLENETIFAIGEDGDKFSDDGSDEEDAKLVKTK; encoded by the exons ATGAGGTTCCTAACGGGACTGCTCGTGTTGGGCATGTCCCTTTGGACAACCCAAGCTTATGAGATTGGACTG AGCGAGAAGGAAGGCTATCAAGAATACTGTACCG GCATGTACAGCAAAACCTCATGGGGTGGACCCGTTGACccattcatcctcgtcaagttcctcaacaccagcaactCCGATGTAAAGGATCCGATTGCGAGCCTGGTGATATTTGAGTGGAAGGACCGAAACCTCGTTGGAATCCCCGATCCGAATACTCCTGGCAAC CGACTTGGCGTCTGTGGTGACGATTTCGTCAAGCAAGGTTACTGTAACAAGACCGATATTGGCAAATTCATCCTGCATCCCGACGTCGACAAGAAGTCTTCGAGCGTGGTCCTCACAAAGGCTGTCCACCTCAACGATGCGGCTCCAATCAATTATGCTATCAAGAAGACCGGATACTACTGCGTTCTTACAGATGTGGTAAACACAAAGAAGTACGACCTAGTAGTCGAATATCGCAACGCTTATGGCGAGCTAGAGGCAACCCAGATTCCTAAGTTGCCCTTCTATGGTGGCATGAGTATTTTGTATGCTCTCCTTGCTGCCTACTGGGGTTTCTTGTACTATCAGCACAGGCATGACATAT TGGCTGTGCAAAACTACATCACGGCCATTCTCGTTTTCTTAGTGGTGGAAATGCTCATAACATGGGGTTTCTATG AATACCAGAACCGCCATGGCTCCAATGTTGGCTCGAAGGTTTTCCTTACCATTGTTGGAATTCTTAACGCTGGCCGAAACTCATTCtcgttcttcttgctgcttATTGTCTGCATGGGCTATGGTGTTGTGAAGCACACCCTCGGTAGGACCATGATTAGGGTGCGATGGCTTGCAGCGGCTCACTTCCTGTTTGGACTGGTCTACTCACTGACTTTCCTCTCCATCACCCCTGAGACAGCTG GCCCATTTGTGCTTCTTATCGTCCTACCCCTGGCGGGCACATTGACTGCCTTCTATGTCTGGACACTCAACTCACTCAACTGGACACTCAAGGATCTCCGCGAGCGAAAGCAGCACGCAAAGGAAGCCATGTACCGAAAGCTCTGGTgggccatcctcatcagtgtCATGgtcatctttggcttcttcttcttcaacagcttcacCTTTGCCTCAGCCAGCGATCCCGACTTTGTTCCTTTCCATTGGAAAACACGATGGTTCATCCTCGATGGCTGGTTAAACGTTGTCTACTTTGCTGACGTCGCATGGATCGCCTACCTTTGGCGCCCTACTTCCAACAACCGCCGCTTTGCCATGAGTGATGAGATTGCtcaagatgacgatggcaaCTTTGACCTTGGCGATATCGGTGTTCCAGGAGAAGActcggatgacgaggacgtCGAAGTGGGCAAGACTCGCAACGACTCGAGCAACGCCAATAGCCTCTCCTTTTCAAGTGCGTCGCAGAGCAGCGCTCAGCCACCCAGAAACAATACTCGTACCGCTCCTCGTGAGTCACTGGAGAATGAGACCATTTTTGCTATAGGCGAGGATGGCGACAAGTTTTCAGACGATGGAAGTGACGAAGAGGACGCAAAGCTTGTGAAAACGAAGTaa
- a CDS encoding related to xyloglucan endo-transglycosylase-like protein produces the protein MILPLTHLLATARLVSGACECGYSIKNPQGESQIVFTDRLETKFSQLHSISEGHNWLAQNFTVSAADGRGNFSKAFLPNNVNTHGTKSGDGSGLELRYFNDTQEIDIEFLSQEFDHDNGIYPINLVVQSKKSLEAGYDASKTGSFKRVKLDFDPTDAFHEYRFDYLPGQVLFYADGKLLAHMKGGDMPSSGGHLILQHWSNGNPLWSGGPPKEDATVTVSYVKAYFNSSSSERQSQLARRCHESSKENPVCAINGSDNDEIDSAGASPRRIAQVNSVCVLIVGLVMPLLQLSHVFLVV, from the exons ATGATCCTCCCTCTCACACATCTTCTTGCGACTGCTCGTCTGGTTTCTGGAGCGTGCGAATGTGGCTACTCGATCAAAAACCCCCAAGGCGAAAGCCAAATAGTATTCACTGATCGGCTGGAGACCAAGTTCAGCCAGCTGCACAGCATCTCTGAAGGGCACAATTGGTTAGCTCAAAACTTTACAGTGTCGGCAGCAGATGGTAGGGGTAACTTCAGCAAAGCATTCCTGCCCAACAATGTCAACACTCATGGAACAAAGTCTGGGGATGGTTCTGGGCTTGAGCTGCGT TATTTTAACGATACTCAGGAGATCGATATCGAGTTCCTTTCTCAAGAGTTTGACCACGATAATGGTATATACCCTATCAATCTGGTTGTTCAGTCCAAGAAATCCTTGGAGGCTGGCTATGATGCCAGCAAAACCGGCAGTTTCAAGCGAGTCAAGCTAGATTTCGACCCGACAGACGCCTTTCACGAGTACCGCTTTGACTACCTCCCAGGACAGGTCCTATTCTACGCTGACGGCAAACTGCTCGCCCACATGAAAGGAGGCGACATGCCTTCTTCTGGGGGCCATTTGATACTTCAGCATTGGAGTAACGGCAATCCGTTATGGTCAGGGGGGCCTCCAAAAGAGGATGCCACAGTCACTGTCAGTTATGTCAAAGCTTACTTCAACTCATCGAGCAGTGAGCGCCAGTCGCAACTGGCGAGACGATGTCACGAATCATCAAAGGAAAATCCAGTGTGTGCGATAAATGGTTCGGATAATGATGAAATCGATAGTGCAGGTGCTAGCCCAAGGAGAATCGCGCAAGTGAACTCTGTCTGCGTCTTGATTGTTGGCCTGGTAATGCCGCTTCTCCAGTTGAGCCATGTTTTCTTAGTGGTGTGA
- a CDS encoding related to beta-1,3-glucanase, with amino-acid sequence MPTEPFLDIILTNHTDSKSLFAHVTGRDEQGVLILLADGETVHRPKSPSGILQPVGADIAIPVGGPGAQKKVRIPHIFGGRIWFCKDKPIAFLINPGPAVVEPSVTNPTDANFDADWGFCEFTYNNDQLYVNVSYVDFVSIPIGLELENEAGQVTRVPGMPKDGLDQVSEGLKRQGEKDGAGWERLVVKSKSGSNLRALSPNAGAELHPGLLENYFAPEIDAAWKRYEKEDIEINTQAEWGDVRGRVHDGKLVFKDVGKDKLSFHFEKPSTRDIVSCNTGPFAGGPDVTPAQLNVGARIVAALNRATLSGNSRQPEGEKVEEYYCKGEGKTNHYSRICHEVTLEGKGYAFPYDDVGASGGVDQSGFLNDGRPKVLTVHVGGQ; translated from the coding sequence ATGCCTACAGAACCTTTCCTAGACATTATTCTCACCAATCATACAGACTCCAAGTCGCTCTTTGCACACGTCACAGGTCGAGATGAACAGGGCGTTTTGATTCTTCTCGCGGATGGAGAGACGGTTCATCGGCCAAAGTCGCCGTCTGGGATATTACAGCCCGTCGGTGCAGATATCGCCATTCCCGTTGGAGGACCAGGAGCTCAAAAGAAAGTGCGGATACCGCATATATTTGGAGGGCGAATCTGGTTCTGCAAAGACAAGCCAATCGCATTTCTTATCAACCCAGGGCCAGCTGTGGTTGAACCGTCTGTAACGAATCCAACTGATGCCAACTTTGACGCTGATTGGGGATTCTGCGAGTTCACCTACAACAACGATCAGCTGTACGTTAACGTGTCATATGTTGACTTCGTTAGCATTCCGATCGGTCTGGAGCTTGAGAACGAGGCAGGCCAAGTCACGCGTGTTCCGGGCATGCCCAAGGATGGGCTTGATCAGGTCTCCGAGGGTTTGAAGCGTCAGGGCGAGAAGGATGGCGCGGGCTGGGAGAGACTTGTCGTCAAATCCAAGTCGGGCTCCAACCTCCGAGCATTAAGCCCAAACGCCGGTGCAGAGTTGCATCCAGGCTTGCTGGAGAATTACTTTGCGCCAGAGATTGACGCGGCGTGGAAGCGCTACGAAAAGGAGGACATCGAAATCAACACGCAGGCAGAATGGGGCGATGTTAGGGGTCGCGTCCACGATGGCAAACTAGTGTTCAAAGACGTTGGAAAGGACAAACTTAGCTTTCACTTTGAGAAGCCATCTACGCGGGACATCGTGTCTTGCAACACGGGACCGTTTGCGGGCGGCCCGGATGTGACGCCGGCACAGCTCAACGTTGGAGCCCGGATTGTGGCGGCGCTGAACCGGGCGACGTTATCGGGTAACTCCCGACAGCCCGAGGGggagaaggttgaagagTATTACTGCAAAGGAGAGGGAAAGACAAATCACTACTCTAGAATCTGTCATGAGGTCACGCTCGAGGGGAAGGGGTATGCGTTTCCatatgatgatgttggtgcaTCAGGCGGAGTTGATCAGAGCGGATTCTTGAATGATGGGAGACCAAAGGTCTTGACTGTTCATGTTGGAGGACAGTAA
- a CDS encoding related to negative acting factor, protein MVYCGKPSGGCSTCRRRKIRCDQKDPACTQCEKKNQPCPGYRNLVDLMFRDESSHVIKKAVKTRARSNQSQKSPVSQELASASTPPPSSVVTIKSPPTFAIDPRSSVAPAPATKTEKPNKVKARRARKSSTRCRAPVLSALINDWSRSPSETSHESPSDASDVIGPSETTEDRDHLDDALSPELQDKGTAFFFSRYVVADRGSYQNYAFIYDVWKPPDSAQAQVDPVTVSMTAVGLAGCSQVFRSPDLMTRAQESYAIALGLTHRALRDPIEVVKDTTMLAVLILGTFEFVSGYSSHTMRAWQDHVNGAAALANIRGAAQFRSKAGARMFLMLCHTVLISCIQSGLPMPQTLIDLRYEIPPSEELGGPDFHVAYPIYKALQVRYDINTRKLVGLDDVVAAISNVEKEFSSILSGLPESWKYHRVRLTQPDPRVPGQICHVYAGLLQSTTWNMVRGIRMMLLETLVEQLCAAVGLADRAALSDNHFQLLAKSLKVLDMLGQAIAASVPQHLGVVSIRDIRNKKDQGHTVSIAAKKQACRVISSPFAQDSRVGPGEDTSSSGGSPVLFDPTQSTPHTDDVTRFMSLASANNTIIWPLYMLGMSSACSPETKQYAIEGLQAIHREAGLEQARVVAGLLQEKDNPLTLSPSLLSKLPTVDANALPSTV, encoded by the exons ATGGTATATTGCGGGAAGCCCTCTGGTGGCTGCTCCACCTGCCGCCGTCGCAAGATTCGG TGTGACCAAAAGGATCCAGCATGTACGCaatgcgagaagaagaatcagCCATGCCCTGGCTACCGCAATCTCGTCGATCTAATGTTTAGAGATGAAAGTTCCCATGTTATCAAGAAAGCGGTCAAGACACGGGCTCGATCTAATCAATCACAAAAGAGTCCTGTTAGCCAGGAGCTCGCCTCGGCCTCAACACCTCCCCCATCATCCGTTGTGACTATCAAGTCACCACCGACGTTCGCCATTGACCCGAGGTCCAGTGTAGCCCCTGCCCCTGCCACCAAGACAGAGAAACCAAACAAGGTCAAAGCGAGACGTGCTCGGAAATCTAGCACTCGCTGCCGCGCGCCTGTCCTTTCCGCTTTGATTAACGACTGGAGCCGGTCTCCATCGGAAACCTCTCATGAAAGCCCGAGTGATGCCAGCGATGTCATTGGTCCAAGTGAAACAACTGAAGACCGCGATCACTTGGATGACGCTCTATCACCTGAACTACAAGACAAGGGCActgcttttttcttctctcgctACGTTGTAGCCGACAGAGGCTCTTATCAAAACTATGCTTTTATTTACGATGTATGGAAACCTCCGGACTCGGCACAGGCTCAAGTTGATCCAGTCACTGTCAGTATGACAGCTGTTGGACTTGCAGGATGCTCGCAGGTTTTCCGATCCCCAGATCTTATGACACGGGCACAAGAGAGCTATGCTATCGCCCTCGGATTGACGCACCGTGCACTTCGAGACCCAATCGAGGTTGTGAAAGACACAACCATGCTCGCGGTCTTGATACTCGGCACTTTCGAGTTTGTTTCGGGATACAGTTCCCATACGATGCGTGCCTGGCAAGACCACGTTAATGGAGCTGCTGCCCTGGCAAACATTAGAGGTGCTGCCCAGTTTCGAAGCAAAGCTGGTGCTCGCATGTTTCTCATGCTTTGCCATACAGTTCTTATAAGCTGCATACAGAGCGGCCTACCTATGCCACAAACACTAATAGACCTTCGATACGAGATTCCCCCTTCTGAAGAACTCGGAGGACCTGATTTTCATGTGGCATATCCCATATACAAAGCACTACAGGTGCGCTACGATATCAACACGAGAAAACTAGtcggtcttgatgatgttgtcgccGCCATATCAAATGTTGAGAAGGAATTTTCATCGATACTATCCGGACTGCCAGAATCTTGGAAGTACCATCGCGTACGGCTGACGCAACCGGACCCTCGAGTACCAGGACAAATATGCCACGTCTATGCTGGGCTTCTTCAATCCACCACTTGGAATATGGTGCGCGGAATaaggatgatgctgctggaAACGCTCGTCGAGCAGCTTTGCGCTGCTGTGGGATTGGCTGACCGCGCTGCACTATCAGACAATCATTTCCAGTTACTTGCCAAATCCCTCAAAGTGTTGGATATGCTAGGACAAGCAATTGCAGCCAGCGTTCCCCAGCATCTCGGAGTTGTTAGTATCCGGGACATaaggaacaagaaggacCAAGGGCACACAGTTTCGattgcagccaagaaacaaGCATGCCGTGTTATATCGTCGCCATTTGCGCAAGACTCACGAGTCGGCCCGGGAGAGGATACATCCAGTAGCGGTGGTAGTCCGGTACTATTTGATCCAACGCAGTCGACGCCTCACACCGACGATGTCACTCGTTTCATGAGCCTTGCGTCGGCAAATAATACCATCATCTGGCCGTTGTACATGCTAGGTATGTCATCGGCATGTTCCCCAGAAACTAAACAATATGCCATCGAGGGCCTGCAAGCTATCCACAGAGAAGCTGGTCTGGAGCAAGCGCGTGTGGTGGCGGGACTATTGCAGGAGAAGGATAACCCCCTGACTCTTAGCCCATCActcctcagcaagcttcCCACGGTTGACGCAAACGCTCTACCGTCAACAGTCTAA